Proteins encoded together in one Bombus pascuorum chromosome 16, iyBomPasc1.1, whole genome shotgun sequence window:
- the LOC132915188 gene encoding uncharacterized protein LOC132915188, which produces MPTVRGTLSVKSVVSGDSTVRTSTGESTPLIRVHQKFIFNAIPTEPAVMPGTRFNFPTNMIPPVSTQIQISIDSTDYTFNGPNPELAAFPQCPTTSSFSISQPVTQSQQLSTSSSIPLECAFNFDSSPGDHTAEPGSIQSEGFNFNPNTRPSFRFSVYEFKYLQNIKLFYTLIAGSFFHKKMCCHVLF; this is translated from the exons ATGCCAACTGTACGTGGCACATTGTCAGTGAAATCAGTAGTATCTGGTGATAGTACTGTTAGAACGTCTACCGGCGAGTCAACGCCTCTTATACGTGTacatcaaaaatttatatttaacgccATTCCTACTGAACCGGCTGTAATGCCTGGGACTCGATTCAATTTTCCTACGAATATGATACCTCCTGTATCGACTCAGATTCAAATATCGATTGATTCCACCGATTATACATTTAACGGACCTAATCCGGAACTAGCAGCATTTCCGCAATGTCCAACTACAAGTTCATTTTCTATATCGCAACCTGTTACCCAAAGTCAACAATTGTCTACTTCATCATCTATTCCTCTGGAATGCGCGTTTAATTTTGATTCGTCACCAGGAGATCATACAGCT GAACCTGGTTCAATCCAGTCCGaaggatttaattttaatcccaATACTAGACCATCGTTCCGTTTTAGTGTTTATGAATTTAAgtatctacaaaatataaaattattttacacattAATAGCAGGAtcttttttccataaaaaaatgtGTTGCCATGTGTTGTTTTAG